One Osmerus eperlanus chromosome 13, fOsmEpe2.1, whole genome shotgun sequence genomic region harbors:
- the LOC134032043 gene encoding polycomb group RING finger protein 3 — protein sequence MAALGNPDMLTRKIRLWDINAHITCRLCEGYLIDATTVTECLHTFCRSCLVKYLEENNTCPTCRIVIHQSHPLQYIGHDRTMQDIVYKLVPELQEAEIKKQRDFYQKLGMEVPGDIKGELCHMKPHLDPQRNGDVKSEDTANKETAEEKPEEDNDYHRSDEQVSICLECNSSKLRGLKRKWIRCSAQATVLHLKKFIAKKLNLTSFNELDILCNEEILGKDHTLKFVVVTRWRFKKSPLLLHYRPKMDLL from the exons AACCCCGACATGCTGACCCGGAAGATCAGGCTTTGGGACATCAACGCCCACATCACCTGCCGTCTGTGTGAGGGCTACCTGATCGACGCTACCACGGTTACCGAGTGCTTACACACCT tctgtAGAAGCTGTCTGGTGAAGTACCTGGAAGAGAACAATACTTGCCCCACCTGTAGGATCGTGATTCACCAGAGTCATCCTCTGCAGTACATCGG CCATGACAGAACAATGCAAGATATTGTCTACAAGTTGGTGCCGGAACTTCAAGAAG CGGAGatcaagaaacagagagacttcTACCAGAAGCTGGGCATGGAGGTGCCAGGAGACATCAAAGGAGAGCTGTGTCACATGAAGCCACACCTAGATCCACAACGCAATG GTGACGTGAAGTCAGAAGACACAGCCAATAAGGAGACGGCAGAGGAGAAGCCCGAGGAGGATAACGACTACCACCGGAGTGACGAACAG GTCAGCATCTGTCTAGAGTGTAACAGCAGTAAGCTCCGCGGCCTGAAGCGTAAGTGGATCCGCTGCTCAGCTCAGGCCACCGTCCTTCACCTCAAGAAGTTCATCGCCAAGAAGCTAAACCTCACATCGTTTAACGAG CTGGATATTTTATGCAATGAAGAAATCTTGGGGAAGGATCACACTTTGAAATTCGTCGTAGTGACAAGATGGAGATTTAAG AAGTCGCCCCTCTTGCTGCATTACAGACCTAAAATGGATTTACTGTAG